The genomic window TATTGTTTGCAGCAACAACTAAGCTTCCATCCCACATTACTGTGAGAGATCTTACGGCCGTGTCCACCTCTGGCACCTGAATTTATATTGTAAATTTGATAAACGGGTCTAATGTGTACATATTTCTAACCACAAGGTAACAGCACTGTTACTGGAAACCAAAATGTTCAACACGGCAACATGGTATCCAGTACATACCAACTCACAACTGCATGAATTTGCTGTCAAATCCCAAACACGAATATTTCCATTCTGGTCCCCAGATATTAGCTCAGTCTGCAAACCACACATAATTAGGATGAAAAAAATATATCTAGAACCTTAAAACAGAAAACCTAGAGCACACATAGAACACTAGACTCTAGGGGGTACTAGGCAAGAATTTTGGCCACACATTCCTACAAACTTCCACCCACCCCCACCCACCCTGCATGGAACACTAGAACCTAGAGGGTACTGGACACAATTTTTTCAAAATCTTTAAGCAATTTTGTTAATAATTGAGTTTTATATACTAGCAACGGTAGTACAGTGGGTAAGGAAGTTTGACCTGATTAGGGTGCAGGATAACAGTATTAACTGCTGCACGGCTTTCGTATTCCCTCTGGCAACCTGGAGCCCTGTATTTGATTTCAGATAAGAACGAGACTACAATCCAGTACAAATGACATCCAAGGCCAAGAGCTAAACAAGAAAGGCAAAAGGTTGCTTCCTAGAAGATGTAGGCAAATAGCAATACAGTCACTCGCAGCAGATATACCTCAAGTCCCATATCTTTACAGTGCCATCTTCAGAACCTGTGTACATCCAATTTCCATCACACTGGAAGCCCAATGCTGTAACATTATTAGTATGTGAATCATAGGTCATCACCTGCCATTAAGATCAAGAGATAAAGGAGTTAGCACATAAATGAAAGTAAGAAAATTAAAATCTACAGTATTAGAACACAATAAAACTTACAGGCTGAGGGCTACTTGAGTTAATATCAAATAACCGAATATGAGGATTTCCAGCTGCAGCTAGGTACTTCTTGTCTGGAGTTATTTCAAGCCGATTAACTTGCTGCATAGATCAAAACACAAATCAATTTTTATATATAAGACATCTGAACTCATCAAAAGACATCAATGGATTTCCTATTTCCTCTTGTTATCCTCAACCATATCACTCTTCCAACTTCCAATACTAACCATAAACATCCTCAAATTAGTATTCAAtgaaaatcaatttcaacaaggATAAGACTTCTTTAGCGCAGTCCTAATGGTTTACATTCCTTATCAGGAATTGGGTTTGACGATTTGGTTTTGAGGTGCATTATTCAAGTACTTAACATTCTTCTAAAATGCTTGAATGTTCTACCTATCGGCAACTTTGTTCTTCTACTCAGTTGCGTGATTGTGGCAATACTGACATTGATGTACTTTGCGGTAATACCACCCTTTGTTAAAAGTTTAACAAACATTTGAAACACCATCAAGCTGTTACTACTCAGTTCATTCTCAAAAGGAAAGTGCTATTGAGGACCCAAAATTAGAGACCAACAGTAGAAGCCAACATAAACTCGGATGATCAGAGGATACCAATGAAGCCGCACAACCAATAGAAAGGGTTTATATTACGATTTCTCATTCATTTTATATATTGTGTATCTGTCTACCAATTATTATCTACCGAAATCATTTGATTGACCAAATTATTATCAGCCTAATCATGAATAATTCAACAGCGAACAACCAGAACCAATTACTCACTAAATTATAGGGTTCGATCAAtaaacttataaacaaatttctcAGTAAAGTTGAGGAACATACGGAATCAGGGTATTGAAGAGTACGATAACACCGGCCACTATCAGCTTCCCAAAACCTAATCGTATGATCATAACCAGCTGTTGCAAGTATCACTGTTGGTTGCTGTGGTTGACTCATTCTCTTAATCAATCAATTCCTTAGTTTAATCACTTTCTgtacaaaacaacaacaaaaaatcaaacaaaattaacaaaaatcTAAACCTCAAATTGATCTAAGAAATCTTAGCAAGAATCAAATAGTCATACCTAgtatgttttcttcttctgggTTTGCTTCGGTCCATTTAACGTTGTCTGATTTCGTCTTTTTAGATTCTTCGTCTCTGTTTGATTTCTTTCATGATGAAATGGTAggtagggttttagtttttttttctatttttaagactcgaagaggaggaggaagaaacgTTAATATACTGTCACATGGGCTTAGCCCGTATAAGTATTTTTGGATTGGGCCTTATTTTGAATCATTTGTTGGATTCCTTTCCTTTTGAACCCTGTTTTAAGAGCAGTTTCAATGGTCTCAACAAACTCGGAGTCGGttgattttgctcccactatgaactcaacatacatgaaaaatggatgtacaTTTGTTAAGTAAGATGGAACATGTAGCGGGCGCTTGATGGAAGGTCGGGCGAGCTTGGCACCAACTCTGGCGCTTGAGCCAAAAACGCTAGCGATTGTATTACCAACGCCCGTTGTAATTCCACGCGCCGGCGCCTTTCCTGAAAGCACCAAGTTTTTTCATAGAACCGTTAACGGCTGAAACTGTACGGCTTAGaactcttgtgatctaacggctataatttttgagttatataaatactcctcatttcaactctaaattcacacattcttcactctcaaatcatctacaaaaatgacTCCCAGAGTTTGTGGTGTTTGATTCaatcaacaagaggatttagctatttgtagagtcTTTTTTTTCACACACAAAATGTTGTCGGTAGGAATGTAGCCCAATCAACGTTGacttgggagaaagtttatagaATGTTCACCGCTGAAACGGGGAACATCCATGGGCGTGATTCTGGCGGATTGTCGCATCGTTTTGGTTCAATTAGTAGTCATGTGTCGGAGTTCATCGCTTTACTAATG from Papaver somniferum cultivar HN1 unplaced genomic scaffold, ASM357369v1 unplaced-scaffold_80, whole genome shotgun sequence includes these protein-coding regions:
- the LOC113345025 gene encoding target of rapamycin complex subunit LST8-1-like codes for the protein MSQPQQPTVILATAGYDHTIRFWEADSGRCYRTLQYPDSQVNRLEITPDKKYLAAAGNPHIRLFDINSSSPQPVMTYDSHTNNVTALGFQCDGNWMYTGSEDGTVKIWDLRAPGCQREYESRAAVNTVILHPNQTELISGDQNGNIRVWDLTANSCSCELVPEVDTAVRSLTVMWDGSLVVAANNNGTCYVWRLQRGTQTMTNFEPLHKLQAHDGYILKCLLSPEFGDPNRYMATASSDGTVKIWNVDDFSLERTLVGHKRWVWDCVFSVEGAYLITASSDTTARLWGVVTGESIQVYQGHHKAVVCCALHDGAEPSAT